ATAACTATCAGTCCTACATGAGGACTCAATACAATAAGAAAGTAGCTCTTCAAAAAAGGTTAGATGCGAATAAGGGAAATGAAGATTCTTTACAGATTATCAGGGAAGAATTAGTTCAATTAGACGAGTTAATAAAAACCTTTAAGGAAAACTTATTTGTTACCGGAAAGGATTTGTTTGCCACTAAAATAATTAAAGCTACTGAGGAGCCTCGTCCACGTGGCCGAAATGAGGGTGAAGATGACAAAGATTACAACGAATATCTATATGCATTTTACCAAAATCACTATCTCGATAATATTGATTTTTCGGATGAGCGAATCATGAGGACCCCGGTTTTTGAACCACGAATAGATAAATTTATTAATGAGTTAAGCATGAGACAACCCGATTCTGTTAGTGCTTCATGCCAAAGGGTTATTGATCGATCATTACAAAACAAAGAGGTATTTAAGTTTACTTTAACCAAGCTATTTAATAAGTATGCGAAATTTAAATACATGGGGGACGAAACGGTTGTTTTTCAGTTAGCGATGAAATACTATATCCCAAAAATTGCCGATTGGGTTGATTCTGCTCAATATGCGAAGATATATGACCGTACAGCAAAAATGCAATACAACATGATGGGTATGAAAGCGAAGGAACTCATCATGCAGGATAGTTTAGGAGATTATCATTCTTTGCATGCAATGAAAAGTAAATACACTATTCTAGTATTTTGGGACGAAACATGTGGTACTTGTCGGAAATCGATGCGTGAAATAAAAGAATTTTACAATCAAACCCCACGCGATTCAGTTGATGTGTATGCAGTTAACATTGGCCGAGATTTACCTGCTTGGAGAGCGTATCAGGTGAAGCACAATCTAAAGTTTACCAATGTTGTGGATACTAAAGATTTTAATAACTATCGTGTAAACTACGATGTGTTTAGTTTTCCAATCATTTACGTTTTGGATGAGGAGAAGAAAATTGTTGCACGCAAAATTCCGGCTTCAAGCTTAGAAGATTTTATAAATATGTTGGAAGGGAAGGGCAAAGCTATGAAGCCACTTGAATCAGAAGAAAAGGGAGAGTTTTAAATAGCAATTGAGCGATATGATTATCGATAAAATTAATTTAGCTGATAAATTCAGAAAGATAAACAAACATTACGATCCTAAAATTATTGCTGAATTAAATGGCCAATACATGAAGTTGGTTAAGTTTAAAGGTGATTTTGTTTGGCATTCGCATGAAAATGAAGATGAAAGTTTTATGGTGATTGAAGGAGAATTT
The Bacteroidota bacterium genome window above contains:
- a CDS encoding redoxin domain-containing protein, which translates into the protein MMKIRILFVSLLVATCFFAFASPDGTDIKVKYKSYKNDIVILGFYSGKNMYVKDTFDVNAKGELHINYKEELDGGLYFLAIPNIGYFDLVITEAEISLQTSQPDFIASMKVIKSEENKLLYNYQSYMRTQYNKKVALQKRLDANKGNEDSLQIIREELVQLDELIKTFKENLFVTGKDLFATKIIKATEEPRPRGRNEGEDDKDYNEYLYAFYQNHYLDNIDFSDERIMRTPVFEPRIDKFINELSMRQPDSVSASCQRVIDRSLQNKEVFKFTLTKLFNKYAKFKYMGDETVVFQLAMKYYIPKIADWVDSAQYAKIYDRTAKMQYNMMGMKAKELIMQDSLGDYHSLHAMKSKYTILVFWDETCGTCRKSMREIKEFYNQTPRDSVDVYAVNIGRDLPAWRAYQVKHNLKFTNVVDTKDFNNYRVNYDVFSFPIIYVLDEEKKIVARKIPASSLEDFINMLEGKGKAMKPLESEEKGEF